Proteins from a single region of Hymenobacter aquaticus:
- a CDS encoding (2Fe-2S)-binding protein gives MNPEPDTPAGHNEGRRTFLKHSSLLTAFTLVPGPVIQAASFELDEKVAAAFEKVPLKLEVNGKKYKLAVEPRTTLLDLLREELHLTGTKKGCDYGQCGACTVHVDGQRVNSCLSFAVMHEGRKVTTIEGLSDGDKLHPMQEAFVKHDGFQCGYCTPGQIMSAVACVREGHAGSETEIREYMSGNICRCGAYTNIVAAIQEVKNGGQKV, from the coding sequence ATGAACCCTGAACCCGATACGCCGGCCGGCCACAACGAGGGCCGGCGCACGTTTCTCAAGCACTCCTCCCTCCTTACTGCCTTCACCTTGGTACCCGGTCCCGTCATTCAGGCCGCCAGCTTCGAGCTGGATGAGAAAGTGGCCGCCGCTTTCGAAAAAGTGCCCCTCAAGCTGGAAGTAAACGGCAAGAAGTACAAGCTCGCGGTGGAGCCGCGCACCACCCTGCTCGATTTGCTGCGCGAAGAGCTGCACCTGACCGGCACCAAGAAAGGCTGCGACTACGGCCAGTGCGGGGCCTGCACCGTGCACGTGGATGGCCAGCGCGTGAACAGCTGCCTGAGCTTCGCGGTGATGCACGAGGGCCGCAAAGTCACCACCATCGAGGGGCTCAGTGACGGCGACAAGCTGCACCCCATGCAGGAAGCCTTCGTGAAGCACGACGGGTTTCAGTGCGGCTACTGCACGCCGGGCCAGATTATGAGCGCCGTGGCCTGCGTGCGCGAGGGCCACGCGGGTTCGGAAACCGAAATCCGGGAGTATATGAGCGGCAACATCTGCCGGTGCGGGGCCTACACCAACATCGTGGCGGCCATTCAGGAAGTGAAAAACGGAGGACAGAAGGTATGA
- the argB gene encoding acetylglutamate kinase, translating into MREVLKIFKIGGGIIDDAAQLNQFLAALAQVPGRKVLVHGGGKGASQMLQDLGIAPQMVQGRRITDAATLDVVTMFYAGKTNKQVVAGLQARGVNALGLSGADGNVIRATKRPVREIDYGFVGDLDEHSINADLLQQLLDAGLMPVFCAITHDGQGQLLNTNADTIASSLARALASFYEVELHFCFEKDGVLADINDETSIIPQITPGQYQELKTSGVIAAGMVPKLDNAFAALDAGVERVVIENALKINEPVKTILCRS; encoded by the coding sequence ATGCGTGAAGTCCTGAAAATATTTAAGATCGGCGGCGGCATCATCGACGACGCGGCCCAGCTGAATCAGTTTCTGGCGGCCCTGGCCCAGGTGCCCGGCCGCAAGGTGCTGGTGCACGGCGGCGGCAAGGGCGCCAGCCAGATGCTGCAGGACCTGGGCATCGCGCCCCAGATGGTGCAGGGCCGCCGCATCACCGACGCGGCCACGCTCGACGTCGTGACCATGTTTTACGCTGGTAAAACGAATAAGCAGGTGGTGGCCGGCTTGCAGGCGCGAGGTGTCAACGCCCTGGGCCTGTCGGGGGCCGACGGCAACGTGATTCGCGCCACGAAGCGCCCGGTGCGGGAAATCGACTACGGCTTCGTGGGCGACCTGGACGAGCACAGCATCAACGCCGACCTGCTGCAACAGCTGCTGGACGCGGGCCTGATGCCAGTTTTCTGCGCCATCACCCACGACGGGCAGGGCCAGCTGCTCAACACCAACGCCGACACCATTGCCAGCTCGTTGGCCCGGGCCCTGGCCTCATTTTACGAGGTGGAGCTGCACTTCTGCTTCGAGAAAGACGGGGTGCTGGCCGATATAAACGACGAGACATCCATCATTCCGCAGATAACGCCCGGGCAGTACCAGGAACTCAAAACAAGCGGCGTCATTGCGGCCGGCATGGTGCCCAAGCTGGACAATGCCTTTGCGGCCCTGGACGCCGGCGTGGAGCGGGTCGTTATCGAAAACGCGCTGAAAATCAACGAGCCCGTAAAAACCATCCTATGCCGGAGCTAA
- a CDS encoding UTP--glucose-1-phosphate uridylyltransferase, whose protein sequence is MKIKKAVITAAARGQRLYPVADTIQKAMLPVVDVDGLHKPVIQIIAEEAFSSGIEELCVVCAPGDGERYVAAFTSLRDNLIKTYQNVDWAKEQAGKIDHLLSRLQFAEQAEALGYGHAVYCAREFVNNEPFLLLLGDYLYVSHVAGKRCAAQVLELAAQEECAVSAVNPTIEHQIGRYGTLTGKHAAGQSGVYQIDKIIEKPSLSTAELELQTPGLRAGYYLCFFGMHVLTPGIFDILRKQIEAGSTNVLLTPALQELAASEKYLALEVRGNRYDLSRRHGLLRAQLALGLAGEAHDETLTTMVELLAEANTRV, encoded by the coding sequence ATGAAGATCAAAAAAGCCGTCATTACCGCCGCCGCCCGCGGCCAGCGCCTCTACCCGGTGGCCGATACCATCCAGAAAGCCATGCTGCCGGTGGTGGATGTGGACGGCCTGCACAAGCCCGTCATCCAGATTATTGCCGAGGAGGCGTTTAGCAGCGGCATCGAGGAGCTGTGCGTGGTGTGCGCCCCCGGCGACGGGGAGCGGTACGTGGCGGCCTTCACCTCTCTGCGCGACAACCTGATCAAGACCTACCAGAACGTGGATTGGGCCAAAGAGCAGGCCGGCAAAATCGACCACCTGCTGAGCCGCTTGCAATTTGCCGAGCAGGCCGAAGCGCTGGGCTACGGCCACGCCGTGTACTGCGCCCGGGAGTTTGTGAACAACGAGCCGTTTCTGCTGCTGCTCGGCGACTACCTCTACGTGTCGCACGTGGCGGGCAAGCGCTGTGCCGCGCAGGTGCTGGAATTGGCCGCGCAGGAAGAGTGCGCCGTGTCTGCGGTAAACCCAACTATCGAGCACCAGATTGGGCGCTACGGCACGCTCACGGGCAAGCACGCGGCCGGCCAGTCGGGCGTGTACCAGATTGATAAAATCATCGAGAAACCCTCGCTGAGCACCGCCGAGCTGGAATTGCAGACCCCGGGCCTGCGCGCCGGCTATTACCTGTGCTTCTTCGGCATGCACGTGCTTACGCCGGGCATATTCGACATTCTGCGGAAGCAAATCGAGGCCGGCAGCACCAACGTACTGCTCACGCCCGCTTTGCAGGAGCTGGCTGCATCCGAGAAATACCTGGCCCTGGAAGTGCGTGGCAACCGCTACGACCTGAGCCGCCGCCACGGCCTGCTCCGCGCCCAGCTGGCCCTGGGCCTGGCCGGCGAGGCCCACGACGAAACCCTGACGACGATGGTCGAATTGCTGGCCGAAGCCAATACCCGCGTGTAG
- a CDS encoding UTP--glucose-1-phosphate uridylyltransferase has translation MNIFVETITATEPEKRNRDFYALSRGLSARELLRSLRELDEFRKATPSLYDKVRAILFLYAGFRFFLQESKDIPAVGKIPYAGFEDLLGRRFEQAISTFLRELDQHGPNATLFSALADSYHHLSFQILADQVRKSVRSSKGNQWMFRVGHQDEHPIRIHPALLQRNDTSLFYPVLHEHTSVRMDLTHSGWSDIFFLGMDYPEGARVVNLSIDLGMFGRDKDIRPPLHAYVRVIPEPVLRLTSIDLNTTKDVTDLADLFNFGNDYLSLVKAGVIASGLIPPSFEGTNQSLPEILARMVAPGMGIELVTKVNDIPKGSRFAVSTNLLGSIISLLMRATGQTKNLTGGLDENERRLVASRAILGEWIGGSGGGWQDSGGVWPGIKAIQGTFAQPGDPEYDISRGTLLPRHRVLEGDDVHPEIGERIMNSLVLMHGGMASNVGPILEMVTEKYLLRGQQETAARQQTNEIFDNILASIKEGDIQKLGANTARNFEGPIKTIIPWASTYFTEQIIAKAKKEFGADYYGFLMLGGMSGGGMGMFVNPTRYEDYKVRVLEMLRTTKQELSAALPFAMEPVVYNWSINRRGTWSTLHEGNEALMPEQYYAIHVSGLVRQDPESISYLRRAEIDYFTTYCEQNNLAYPLLRTIVSNLFKVSDPTAQGNRSVENDKAEQIKRENGFDYIQHEDIREELQKGLIGLSRNRLPAETAIDDVQPADVVQFADLQEVEKLGEDAIRAGKVAVLSLAAGVGSRWTKGAGVIKALNPFVEINGRHRSFLEIHLAKTRRVAEEYGAKIPHIVATSYLTHEPIRQTLAQTRNYGYDGAVYLSEGRSIGQRFVPMERDLRFMWEEMPQETLDENKQKVREAVRNTMIGWAKSKGEGTDYVDNIAAQRFSPLGHWYEVSNLLRNGTLARLLRENPAVETIMLHNIDTLGADVHAAALGYHRASGNALTFEVIPRRIEDRGGGLARVNGQMRLLEGLAQPREEEELALSYYNSMTTWIEIDPLLQLFGLTRAGLQAADDAQLARAVRAVAQRIPTYVTTKEVKFRWGHGQEDIYPVAQMEKLWSDMSALPDVQCGYLVVPRSRGQQMKDPAQLDAWVTDGSKDHVASLGVFE, from the coding sequence ATGAATATTTTCGTCGAAACCATTACCGCTACCGAGCCCGAGAAGCGGAACCGGGACTTTTACGCCCTAAGCCGGGGCCTTTCGGCCCGGGAACTGCTGCGCAGTCTGCGCGAGCTGGACGAGTTCCGCAAGGCCACGCCCAGCCTCTACGACAAAGTGCGGGCCATCCTGTTTTTGTACGCCGGCTTCCGGTTTTTCCTCCAGGAATCGAAGGACATTCCGGCCGTGGGTAAGATTCCCTACGCCGGCTTTGAAGACCTGCTGGGCCGCCGCTTCGAGCAGGCCATCAGCACGTTTTTGCGCGAGCTGGACCAGCACGGGCCCAACGCCACGCTCTTCAGCGCCCTGGCCGACAGCTACCACCACCTATCCTTCCAGATCTTGGCCGACCAGGTGCGCAAGAGTGTGCGCTCCAGCAAGGGCAACCAGTGGATGTTCCGCGTGGGCCACCAGGACGAGCACCCGATCCGAATTCACCCGGCGCTATTGCAGCGTAACGACACGTCCTTGTTTTACCCCGTGCTGCACGAGCACACCTCCGTGCGCATGGACCTTACTCACAGCGGCTGGTCGGATATCTTCTTCCTGGGCATGGATTACCCCGAGGGCGCGCGGGTCGTGAACCTGTCGATTGACCTGGGCATGTTCGGGCGCGACAAGGACATCCGGCCGCCGCTGCACGCCTACGTGCGCGTCATTCCCGAGCCGGTTTTGCGCCTCACGAGCATCGATTTGAACACGACCAAGGACGTCACGGACCTGGCCGATTTATTCAACTTCGGCAACGACTATTTGAGCCTGGTCAAGGCCGGCGTTATTGCCTCGGGCCTGATTCCGCCGTCCTTCGAAGGCACCAACCAAAGCCTGCCGGAAATCCTGGCGCGGATGGTGGCCCCGGGCATGGGCATCGAGCTGGTGACTAAGGTAAACGACATTCCCAAAGGCTCCCGTTTCGCCGTTTCCACCAATCTGCTGGGCTCCATCATCAGCCTGCTGATGCGGGCCACGGGCCAGACCAAAAACCTGACCGGCGGCCTCGACGAGAACGAGCGGCGGCTGGTAGCATCCCGCGCCATTCTGGGCGAGTGGATTGGCGGCTCGGGCGGGGGCTGGCAGGATTCGGGGGGCGTGTGGCCCGGCATCAAGGCTATTCAGGGCACGTTTGCCCAGCCCGGCGACCCGGAATACGACATTAGCCGGGGCACGTTGCTGCCGCGGCACCGGGTGCTGGAGGGCGACGACGTACATCCCGAAATCGGGGAAAGAATCATGAACTCCCTGGTGCTGATGCACGGCGGCATGGCCTCCAACGTGGGCCCGATTCTGGAGATGGTGACCGAGAAATACTTGTTGCGCGGCCAGCAGGAAACGGCCGCCCGGCAGCAGACCAACGAGATTTTCGACAACATTCTGGCCTCCATCAAGGAAGGCGACATTCAGAAGCTGGGAGCCAACACGGCCCGCAATTTTGAAGGCCCGATCAAGACGATTATTCCCTGGGCGTCGACCTACTTTACCGAGCAGATTATTGCCAAGGCCAAAAAGGAATTTGGGGCCGACTACTACGGCTTCCTGATGCTGGGCGGCATGTCGGGCGGCGGCATGGGCATGTTCGTGAATCCCACCAGGTACGAGGACTACAAGGTGCGCGTGCTGGAAATGCTGCGCACCACCAAGCAGGAACTCTCGGCCGCGCTGCCGTTTGCCATGGAGCCGGTAGTCTACAACTGGAGCATCAACCGGCGAGGCACCTGGAGCACTTTGCACGAAGGCAACGAGGCCTTGATGCCCGAGCAGTACTACGCCATCCACGTTTCGGGCCTCGTAAGGCAGGACCCGGAATCTATTTCCTACCTGCGGCGGGCCGAAATCGACTACTTCACGACCTACTGCGAGCAGAACAACCTGGCGTATCCGCTGCTGCGCACCATCGTCAGCAACTTGTTCAAGGTATCGGACCCCACGGCCCAGGGCAACCGCAGCGTGGAAAACGACAAGGCCGAGCAGATCAAGCGCGAGAATGGCTTCGACTACATTCAGCACGAAGACATCCGGGAAGAATTGCAGAAGGGCCTGATTGGCCTCTCGCGCAACCGCCTGCCCGCCGAAACGGCCATCGACGACGTGCAGCCCGCCGACGTGGTGCAGTTTGCCGATTTGCAGGAAGTCGAGAAGCTGGGCGAAGACGCCATCCGCGCCGGGAAGGTGGCCGTGCTGAGCCTGGCGGCCGGCGTGGGCAGCCGCTGGACCAAGGGCGCGGGCGTGATTAAGGCCCTGAACCCGTTTGTGGAAATCAACGGGCGGCACCGCAGCTTCCTGGAAATTCACCTGGCCAAAACGCGCCGCGTGGCTGAGGAGTACGGCGCAAAAATTCCGCACATCGTGGCCACCAGCTACCTGACGCACGAGCCCATTCGGCAGACGCTGGCGCAGACCCGGAACTACGGCTACGACGGCGCGGTGTACCTCTCCGAGGGCCGCTCCATCGGGCAGCGCTTCGTGCCCATGGAGCGGGATTTGCGCTTTATGTGGGAAGAAATGCCCCAGGAAACCCTCGACGAAAACAAGCAGAAAGTGCGCGAGGCCGTGCGCAATACCATGATTGGCTGGGCCAAAAGCAAGGGCGAGGGCACCGACTACGTCGACAACATTGCCGCCCAGCGCTTCTCCCCGCTCGGCCACTGGTACGAGGTGTCGAACCTGCTGCGCAACGGCACGCTGGCCCGCCTGCTGCGCGAAAACCCGGCGGTGGAAACCATCATGCTCCACAACATCGACACGTTGGGGGCCGACGTACACGCCGCCGCCCTGGGTTACCACCGCGCCTCCGGCAACGCCCTCACGTTCGAGGTAATTCCGCGCCGCATCGAGGACCGGGGCGGCGGACTGGCCCGCGTGAATGGGCAGATGCGCCTCTTGGAAGGCCTGGCCCAGCCCCGGGAGGAGGAAGAGTTGGCCCTGAGCTACTACAACTCGATGACCACCTGGATTGAAATCGACCCGCTGCTCCAGCTTTTCGGCCTCACCCGCGCCGGGCTGCAAGCGGCCGACGACGCCCAGCTGGCCCGGGCCGTGCGCGCGGTGGCCCAGCGCATCCCGACCTACGTGACGACCAAGGAAGTGAAGTTCCGCTGGGGCCACGGCCAGGAAGACATCTACCCCGTGGCCCAGATGGAGAAGCTGTGGAGCGACATGTCGGCCCTGCCCGACGTGCAGTGCGGCTACCTCGTGGTGCCCCGCAGCCGCGGGCAGCAGATGAAGGACCCCGCCCAGCTCGACGCCTGGGTAACCGACGGCAGCAAGGACCACGTGGCCTCGCTCGGGGTGTTTGAGTAA
- the argG gene encoding argininosuccinate synthase has protein sequence MKKVVLAYSGGLDTSYCVVYLTRELGLEVHTVIVNSGGFSEEELAAIEKRAYELGSTKHEVIDVTQRFYQDCLRYLIFGNILKNDTYPLSVSAERMFQSLALAEYAREHKADYIAHGSTGAGNDQVRFDVAFSVIAPNTEIITPIRDLKLSRQAEIDFLNQHGFEMSWEKAKYSINKGIWGTSVGGVETLTSHQALPESAYPTQLSATEPTNIEITFEKGEPVALNGETMNPVALIQALNELAGTYAIGRDTHVGDTILGIKGRVGFEAPAPLILLKAHHLLEKHTSSRWQLLHKDYVANWYGTLLHEAQYLDPVMRDFEALLTSSQERVSGKVFVTLKPYQFELQGIESRYDMMRSKVATYGEENDAWDGRDAKGFIKIFSNQLRIHSSFNDEN, from the coding sequence ATGAAAAAGGTAGTTTTAGCGTACAGCGGCGGCTTGGATACGTCCTACTGCGTGGTGTACCTGACCCGCGAGCTGGGTCTGGAAGTGCACACGGTTATCGTCAACTCCGGCGGCTTCTCCGAGGAGGAGCTGGCGGCCATCGAGAAGCGGGCCTACGAGCTGGGCTCGACCAAGCACGAGGTCATCGACGTAACCCAGCGCTTCTACCAGGACTGTTTGCGCTACCTCATCTTCGGTAATATCCTCAAGAACGATACGTACCCGCTGAGTGTCAGCGCCGAGCGGATGTTCCAGAGCCTGGCGCTGGCCGAGTATGCCCGCGAGCATAAGGCCGACTACATTGCCCACGGCAGCACCGGCGCCGGCAACGACCAGGTCCGTTTCGACGTGGCCTTCTCGGTCATTGCCCCCAACACGGAAATCATCACGCCCATCCGGGATTTGAAACTGTCCCGCCAGGCCGAAATCGACTTTCTGAATCAGCACGGCTTCGAGATGAGCTGGGAAAAAGCCAAATACTCGATTAACAAGGGTATCTGGGGTACCAGCGTCGGCGGTGTCGAAACCCTGACTTCGCACCAGGCTCTGCCCGAGTCGGCGTATCCGACTCAGCTCAGCGCCACGGAGCCGACCAACATCGAAATTACCTTCGAGAAAGGCGAGCCGGTAGCGCTGAACGGCGAAACCATGAACCCGGTGGCCTTGATTCAGGCCCTGAACGAGCTGGCCGGCACCTACGCCATTGGCCGCGACACCCATGTGGGCGACACGATTCTGGGTATCAAGGGCCGCGTGGGCTTCGAGGCGCCCGCCCCGCTGATTCTGCTCAAGGCCCACCACTTGCTGGAAAAGCACACTAGCTCGCGCTGGCAGCTGCTGCACAAGGACTACGTGGCCAACTGGTACGGTACGCTGCTGCACGAGGCCCAGTACCTCGACCCGGTGATGCGCGACTTCGAAGCCCTGCTGACTTCCTCGCAGGAGCGGGTGTCGGGCAAGGTGTTCGTGACGCTAAAGCCCTACCAGTTTGAGTTGCAGGGCATCGAGTCGCGCTACGACATGATGCGCTCCAAAGTGGCGACGTACGGCGAGGAAAACGACGCCTGGGACGGCCGCGACGCCAAGGGCTTTATCAAGATTTTCAGCAACCAGCTGCGCATTCACTCTTCCTTCAACGATGAAAATTAA
- a CDS encoding GNAT family N-acetyltransferase, with translation MLLRVANAADAQYVETLCQWYEESARTRGVGIAKRDPNYLKKKMERGDAVIAFADDNVLAGFCYIETFEDAKFVVNSGLIVNTELRKEGLGRSIKHRVFELSRTKYPQAKIFGITTSGPVMKINTELGYRPVTFTELTQSDDFWKGCMGCKNYPILQENQRKMCLCTGMVYDKLEDQYGKIAQESIEILSQG, from the coding sequence ATGCTGTTACGAGTCGCCAATGCTGCCGATGCGCAGTACGTGGAAACCCTTTGTCAGTGGTATGAGGAATCTGCCAGAACCCGCGGCGTTGGTATTGCCAAGCGTGATCCTAACTACTTGAAAAAGAAGATGGAGCGCGGCGATGCCGTCATTGCCTTCGCCGACGACAACGTCCTGGCCGGCTTCTGCTACATCGAAACCTTCGAGGACGCGAAGTTCGTCGTCAACTCCGGGCTGATCGTTAACACCGAGCTGCGCAAGGAGGGCCTGGGCCGCTCCATCAAGCACCGCGTGTTTGAGCTCTCGCGCACCAAATACCCGCAGGCCAAAATCTTCGGCATCACCACCAGCGGGCCGGTGATGAAGATCAACACCGAGCTGGGCTACCGCCCCGTGACCTTCACCGAGCTGACCCAGAGCGACGACTTCTGGAAGGGCTGCATGGGCTGCAAAAACTACCCGATTCTGCAGGAAAATCAGCGCAAAATGTGCCTGTGCACCGGTATGGTCTACGACAAGCTCGAAGACCAGTACGGCAAGATTGCCCAGGAAAGCATTGAAATCCTGAGTCAGGGGTAA
- a CDS encoding VOC family protein: MQKITTFLTYNDQAEEAATLYTSLFPDSAIQRVTRYPAGTYQAAGTVMTVEFTLAGQKYVALNGGPYFTFTTGISLSVSCQDQAEIDTLWDKLTADGGEPGDCGWLKDRFGVSWQITPANMGQLLSSDDPARAQRKMAAMMQMHKLDIAILENA, encoded by the coding sequence ATGCAAAAGATTACCACCTTTCTGACTTACAACGACCAGGCCGAAGAAGCCGCCACGCTTTACACCAGCCTGTTCCCGGATTCCGCCATTCAGCGCGTCACCCGCTACCCGGCCGGCACCTACCAGGCCGCCGGCACGGTCATGACGGTGGAGTTTACGTTGGCCGGACAAAAGTACGTGGCCCTGAACGGCGGACCATACTTCACGTTCACAACCGGTATTTCATTGTCGGTAAGCTGTCAGGATCAGGCCGAAATAGATACTCTGTGGGACAAGCTCACGGCCGACGGCGGGGAGCCGGGCGACTGTGGCTGGCTCAAGGACCGGTTTGGCGTGTCGTGGCAGATTACGCCGGCCAACATGGGCCAGCTGCTGAGCAGCGACGACCCGGCCCGCGCCCAGCGCAAAATGGCCGCCATGATGCAGATGCACAAGCTGGACATTGCCATCCTGGAAAACGCCTAA
- the argH gene encoding argininosuccinate lyase gives MKIWDKGIAVDKKIEQFTVGQDRELDMYLAQFDVRASQAQATMLAQAGLISAAENEQLQQGLGELAAQIADGSFTIEAEFEDVHSKIEYYLTEKFGDAGKKIHTARSRNDQVLTAIQLFLKDYTERVAAKTMQLAEVLLQKAEAHQTDLMPGYTHFQAAMPSSFGLWFSAYAEHLLLDLALFEAAHTVADQNPLGSGAGFGSSFPIDRQLTTRQMGFGSVAVSSVGAQMLRGKTEKTVAFAVAGMAATLAKMAYDLVLYNGQDMAFVELPKEFTTGSSIMPHKKNPDVFELIRARCNSLQALPNTITLTISNLPSGYHRDFQILKELLFEPLTQFLDILDIVLFALPQLKIKPDLLNKEKYDATFTVENINQLIQSGTPFRTAYKQVGLAVEDGSYVPHKEFQTTHLGSIHNLGLAEIQAKMARLKASSGLF, from the coding sequence ATGAAGATTTGGGACAAGGGCATAGCCGTTGACAAGAAAATTGAGCAGTTCACCGTCGGCCAAGACCGGGAGCTGGATATGTACCTGGCGCAGTTCGACGTGCGGGCCTCCCAGGCCCAGGCCACGATGCTGGCCCAGGCCGGCCTGATTTCCGCCGCAGAAAACGAGCAGCTCCAGCAGGGCCTCGGGGAATTGGCCGCGCAGATTGCTGACGGCAGCTTCACCATCGAGGCGGAGTTCGAAGACGTGCACTCCAAGATTGAGTATTACCTGACCGAGAAGTTCGGCGACGCGGGCAAGAAGATTCACACCGCCCGCTCCCGCAACGACCAGGTGCTCACCGCCATTCAGCTGTTTCTGAAGGATTACACCGAGCGGGTGGCGGCCAAAACCATGCAGCTGGCTGAGGTGCTGCTGCAAAAAGCCGAGGCCCACCAAACCGATTTGATGCCGGGCTATACCCACTTCCAGGCGGCCATGCCCAGCTCATTTGGCCTGTGGTTCTCAGCCTACGCCGAGCATCTGCTGCTGGATCTGGCCCTGTTCGAAGCCGCCCACACCGTGGCCGACCAGAACCCCCTGGGCTCGGGCGCGGGCTTCGGCAGCTCCTTCCCCATCGACCGGCAACTGACGACCCGGCAGATGGGCTTCGGCAGCGTGGCCGTGAGCAGCGTGGGCGCCCAGATGCTGCGCGGCAAAACCGAAAAAACCGTGGCCTTCGCCGTGGCCGGCATGGCCGCTACGCTGGCCAAAATGGCCTACGACCTGGTGCTATACAACGGGCAGGATATGGCCTTCGTGGAGCTACCCAAGGAGTTTACCACCGGCTCCAGCATCATGCCCCACAAGAAAAACCCCGACGTGTTTGAGCTCATCCGGGCCCGTTGCAATTCGCTGCAGGCCTTGCCCAACACCATTACGCTCACCATCAGCAACCTGCCCAGCGGCTACCACCGCGACTTTCAGATTCTGAAAGAGCTGCTCTTCGAGCCCCTCACGCAGTTCCTGGACATCCTAGACATCGTGCTGTTTGCTTTGCCCCAGCTAAAAATCAAGCCGGACCTGCTGAACAAGGAGAAGTACGACGCGACCTTCACGGTGGAAAACATCAACCAGCTGATTCAAAGCGGCACGCCGTTTCGCACGGCGTACAAGCAAGTCGGGCTGGCGGTGGAAGACGGTTCCTACGTGCCGCACAAGGAGTTTCAAACCACGCATCTGGGTAGTATCCACAACCTGGGGTTGGCGGAAATCCAGGCAAAAATGGCGCGGTTGAAAGCGTCGAGTGGGTTGTTTTAA
- a CDS encoding M20 family metallo-hydrolase produces the protein MPELTDQLAEEAIQLLIRLIQTQSFSREEDATAALLVEFLAQHGARPQRQLNNVWAVNQHFDPAKPTVLLNSHHDTVKPGATWTYDPFGGVVEEAEDKLIGLGSNDAGGCAVSLLATFLYFQQRPDLPYNLICAITAEEEISGANGISSLLPQLGKIDLGIVGEPTQMDMAIAEKGLVVLDCTAHGQTGHAARNEGENALYKALADIQWLQQYKFPKVSELLGPVKMTVTQIQAGTQHNVVPDVCRFVVDVRTNEFYSNEEVVQTVRENVQSEVVPRSVRLNSSRISPGHVLVRRGVALGRKTYGSATMSDQALMPFPTVKMGPGDSARSHTPDEYIYRYEIRGGIRAYIELLEGLQL, from the coding sequence ATGCCGGAGCTAACCGACCAGCTGGCGGAGGAAGCTATTCAGCTGTTAATCCGCCTGATTCAAACCCAGTCGTTTTCGCGGGAGGAAGACGCTACGGCCGCGCTGCTGGTTGAGTTTCTGGCCCAGCACGGGGCCCGGCCCCAGCGGCAGCTCAACAACGTGTGGGCCGTAAACCAGCACTTCGACCCGGCCAAGCCCACCGTGCTGCTCAACTCCCACCACGACACCGTGAAGCCCGGCGCCACCTGGACTTACGACCCGTTTGGCGGCGTGGTGGAAGAAGCCGAAGACAAGCTCATCGGGTTGGGCTCGAACGACGCGGGCGGCTGCGCGGTCAGCTTGCTGGCCACGTTTCTGTACTTTCAGCAGCGCCCGGACCTGCCCTACAACCTGATCTGCGCCATTACGGCCGAAGAGGAAATTTCGGGGGCCAACGGCATCAGCAGCCTGCTGCCGCAGCTGGGCAAAATCGACCTGGGCATCGTGGGTGAACCGACGCAGATGGACATGGCCATTGCCGAAAAAGGCCTGGTGGTGCTCGACTGCACCGCCCACGGCCAAACCGGCCACGCGGCCCGCAACGAGGGTGAAAATGCCCTGTACAAAGCCCTGGCCGACATTCAGTGGCTGCAGCAGTACAAGTTTCCGAAGGTGTCGGAGCTACTCGGGCCGGTAAAAATGACGGTGACCCAGATTCAGGCCGGCACCCAGCACAACGTGGTGCCCGACGTGTGCCGCTTCGTGGTGGACGTGCGCACCAACGAGTTTTACTCGAACGAGGAAGTGGTGCAGACCGTGCGGGAAAACGTGCAATCGGAGGTGGTGCCCCGCTCGGTGCGGCTCAACTCGTCGCGCATCAGCCCCGGCCACGTGCTGGTGCGCCGGGGCGTGGCGTTGGGCCGCAAAACCTACGGCTCGGCCACCATGTCGGACCAGGCCCTGATGCCGTTTCCGACGGTGAAGATGGGCCCCGGCGACTCGGCCCGCTCCCACACCCCGGACGAGTACATCTACCGCTACGAAATCCGGGGCGGCATTCGGGCCTACATCGAGCTGCTGGAAGGCTTGCAGCTGTAG